The Salinispora tropica CNB-440 genome has a window encoding:
- a CDS encoding RidA family protein, with translation MPELRHVSALAEAEYAYVTTVEPSTRLVFTAGACPLDADGRTVAPGDHAAQARQVMANLETALTAAGACLIDVVKTTVYVASAHQPDLVTVWQVVRDTFGDHDPPSTLLGVATLGYPEQLVEVEAVAAVSAA, from the coding sequence ATGCCCGAACTCCGTCACGTCTCGGCCCTCGCCGAGGCCGAGTACGCGTACGTCACCACCGTCGAGCCATCAACGCGCCTCGTCTTCACCGCGGGAGCGTGCCCACTCGACGCGGACGGCCGTACGGTCGCCCCCGGCGACCATGCCGCCCAGGCCCGGCAGGTGATGGCCAATCTGGAGACCGCGCTCACCGCGGCGGGCGCCTGCCTCATCGATGTCGTCAAGACCACGGTGTACGTGGCCTCGGCGCACCAACCCGACCTGGTGACCGTCTGGCAGGTCGTCCGGGACACCTTCGGCGACCACGACCCGCCCAGCACCCTGCTCGGGGTAGCCACGCTTGGCTACCCCGAGCAGCTCGTCGAGGTCGAGGCGGTCGCCGCCGTAAGCGCCGCGTGA
- a CDS encoding LacI family DNA-binding transcriptional regulator: MTTAQRPTLEAVARRAGVSRATVSRVVNGSTTVAEPIRKAVHRAISELGYVPNLAARSLVTQRTDSVALVMSEAATRVFSDDQYFPGIIRGAAQELETADKQLVLMLAGSPAGHERVERYTTGQHVDGVLFASLHGADPLPGRLARLGIPVVCSGRPLGGTSVPYVDVDHIGGVSRAIQHLIDSGRQRIATIAGPQDMVGGIERLTGYQAAVAPAGLPEWVAYGDFTRESGMAATRRLLAEHPDLDAIFAASDLMAHAALRTLRATGRRVPDDVAVIGFDDIETAAYTDPPLTTVRQPIQQIGRRMTRQLLRLAAGEPIEPAVVLPTELILRESA; the protein is encoded by the coding sequence ATGACGACGGCGCAACGGCCGACGCTCGAGGCGGTGGCCCGCCGCGCCGGTGTCTCCAGGGCCACCGTCTCCCGGGTGGTGAACGGCTCCACCACGGTGGCCGAGCCGATCCGCAAGGCCGTCCACCGAGCCATCAGCGAGCTCGGGTACGTACCGAATCTGGCCGCTCGCAGCCTGGTCACCCAGCGAACCGACTCGGTCGCACTGGTCATGTCCGAGGCTGCCACCCGGGTCTTCTCCGACGACCAGTACTTCCCCGGCATCATCCGCGGCGCCGCCCAGGAGCTGGAGACGGCCGACAAACAGTTGGTGCTGATGCTGGCCGGCTCGCCGGCCGGGCACGAGCGGGTGGAGCGGTATACCACGGGCCAGCACGTTGACGGGGTGCTGTTCGCCTCGCTACACGGCGCCGACCCACTCCCCGGCCGGCTGGCCCGGTTGGGCATTCCGGTGGTGTGCAGCGGCCGGCCGCTCGGCGGCACCTCGGTGCCCTACGTCGATGTTGACCACATCGGCGGGGTGAGTAGGGCCATCCAGCATCTGATCGACAGCGGCCGGCAGCGAATCGCCACCATCGCCGGCCCACAGGACATGGTGGGCGGGATCGAACGACTGACCGGCTACCAGGCGGCGGTGGCCCCGGCCGGGCTGCCGGAGTGGGTCGCGTACGGCGACTTCACCCGCGAGTCGGGGATGGCCGCGACCCGGCGGCTACTCGCCGAGCACCCCGACCTGGACGCGATCTTCGCCGCCTCGGACCTGATGGCACACGCCGCCCTGCGGACCCTACGCGCGACGGGGCGACGGGTGCCCGACGATGTCGCGGTTATCGGTTTCGACGACATCGAGACCGCCGCCTACACCGACCCGCCACTGACCACCGTCCGCCAGCCGATCCAGCAGATCGGCCGCCGAATGACCCGCCAGCTGCTGCGCCTGGCGGCGGGTGAGCCAATCGAACCGGCGGTTGTTCTTCCCACCGAGCTGATCCTCCGCGAATCCGCCTGA
- a CDS encoding GH1 family beta-glucosidase, producing the protein MSTLRFPENFRWGTATAAYQIEGAAHEDGRGPSIWDTFSRTPGKVYQGHTGDVACDHYHRYADDVELMAGLGIQTYRFSVSWPRVQPDGTGPVNPRGLDFYDRLVNALLARGIDPMVTLYHWDLPQTLQDRGGWAARETAEHFAGYGAAVHGRLGDRVKSWTTLNEPWCSAYLGYGNGVHAPGVADPGAAFTAVHHLLLGHGLAARALHAAGAGSVGITLNPADVRPADPDSAADAAAVRLVDRLHNRIFLDPLFRAAYPADVLEHVARFVPPTFIRDGDENVIATPIDLLGVNYYAPLYVAGKPDGAGGGGAFPGTDGAVEFLSPAGPLTDMGWMIEPAGLTRLLERLATDYPGVPLMITENGAAFPDRAAPPASLDQPEADGVSGVVDTDRIAYLDGHLRAAHEAIARGVDLRGYLVWSLLDNFEWAEGYRKRFGIVHVDYLTQRRSPKASARWYQEVISRHGL; encoded by the coding sequence GTGAGCACGCTTCGTTTTCCGGAGAACTTCCGCTGGGGCACGGCCACAGCTGCCTACCAGATCGAGGGCGCGGCCCACGAAGACGGCCGGGGGCCGTCGATCTGGGACACCTTCAGCCGTACGCCGGGCAAGGTCTACCAGGGTCACACCGGTGACGTCGCCTGCGACCACTACCACCGGTACGCCGACGACGTGGAGCTGATGGCAGGGCTGGGGATCCAGACGTACCGGTTCTCGGTGTCCTGGCCCCGGGTCCAGCCGGACGGCACCGGCCCGGTCAACCCGCGCGGGCTGGACTTCTACGACCGATTGGTGAACGCCCTGCTGGCCCGGGGGATCGACCCGATGGTCACCCTCTACCACTGGGACCTACCGCAGACCCTGCAGGATCGAGGCGGTTGGGCTGCCCGGGAGACCGCGGAGCACTTCGCCGGGTACGGCGCCGCCGTCCACGGTCGGCTCGGAGACCGGGTGAAATCCTGGACCACACTCAACGAACCGTGGTGCTCGGCGTACCTGGGCTACGGCAACGGGGTACACGCCCCCGGGGTCGCGGACCCGGGAGCCGCCTTCACCGCCGTGCACCACCTGCTGCTCGGGCACGGCCTGGCGGCCCGGGCGCTGCACGCGGCCGGCGCGGGGAGCGTCGGGATCACGCTCAACCCGGCCGATGTCCGCCCCGCCGACCCGGACAGCGCCGCCGATGCCGCCGCCGTACGCCTGGTTGACCGGCTTCACAATCGGATCTTCTTGGACCCGCTGTTCCGGGCCGCGTACCCGGCGGATGTGCTGGAGCACGTCGCCCGATTCGTGCCGCCGACGTTCATCCGGGACGGCGACGAGAACGTGATCGCCACCCCGATCGACCTGCTTGGCGTCAACTACTACGCCCCCCTCTACGTCGCAGGTAAGCCGGACGGTGCCGGCGGCGGTGGGGCGTTTCCGGGCACCGACGGGGCGGTGGAGTTCCTGTCACCCGCCGGACCGCTGACCGATATGGGCTGGATGATCGAGCCGGCCGGGCTCACCCGGCTGCTGGAACGCCTCGCCACCGACTACCCGGGCGTGCCGTTGATGATCACTGAAAACGGGGCGGCCTTCCCGGACCGCGCCGCGCCTCCGGCCAGCCTTGACCAACCGGAGGCGGACGGAGTCAGCGGGGTGGTGGACACCGACCGGATCGCCTACCTCGACGGGCACCTACGCGCTGCGCACGAGGCCATCGCCCGCGGGGTGGACCTACGCGGCTATCTCGTATGGTCGTTGCTGGACAACTTCGAGTGGGCCGAGGGCTATCGGAAACGGTTCGGGATCGTCCACGTCGACTACCTGACCCAGCGACGCTCACCGAAGGCGAGTGCCCGCTGGTACCAGGAGGTGATCTCCCGGCACGGGCTCTGA
- a CDS encoding maleylpyruvate isomerase N-terminal domain-containing protein has translation MNKLHGTKDFWIGALRVEGPAFAAAIAEAPADTPVLSCPGWTVTDLTRHLASVYRWVHGNVSTNTVTPPSLHSELVEPNPGETDLQLWQQAYDELMVRFDALDPEAPAWNWAPQPKKAGFWPRRIAHETALHRWDAQLSIGAGDPIETKLAADGVSEVLDTCLPAGRRPDHGQWHGVVHLSASDAGQEWFLRLRGDGVALLDTDTIFDDHDHHARVQVVGTASDLLLALWGRVSFDTLAVTGERALLAGLRTG, from the coding sequence ATGAACAAACTGCACGGCACGAAGGACTTCTGGATCGGGGCGCTGCGGGTGGAGGGGCCGGCCTTCGCCGCGGCGATCGCCGAAGCGCCCGCCGACACCCCGGTGCTCTCCTGTCCCGGCTGGACGGTGACCGACCTGACCCGGCACCTGGCGAGCGTCTACCGCTGGGTGCACGGGAACGTGTCGACGAATACCGTCACCCCGCCGTCCCTTCACTCCGAGCTTGTGGAGCCCAATCCAGGCGAGACCGACCTCCAGCTGTGGCAGCAGGCGTACGACGAGCTGATGGTGCGTTTCGACGCGCTGGATCCGGAGGCACCGGCGTGGAACTGGGCGCCGCAGCCGAAGAAGGCCGGCTTCTGGCCTCGCCGGATCGCACACGAGACGGCGCTGCACCGCTGGGACGCCCAGCTCTCCATCGGCGCGGGCGACCCGATCGAGACGAAGCTGGCAGCCGACGGGGTGAGCGAGGTGCTCGACACCTGCCTGCCGGCCGGACGACGTCCGGATCATGGCCAGTGGCACGGAGTGGTACACCTGTCGGCCTCCGATGCCGGGCAGGAGTGGTTCCTGCGGTTGCGCGGTGACGGGGTTGCCCTGCTGGACACCGACACCATCTTCGACGACCATGATCATCATGCTCGGGTCCAGGTCGTCGGCACCGCCAGCGATCTGCTGCTCGCGCTCTGGGGACGCGTCAGCTTCGACACCCTGGCGGTGACGGGCGAGCGCGCCCTCCTGGCTGGCCTCCGGACCGGCTGA
- a CDS encoding UDP-N-acetylmuramate dehydrogenase yields the protein MGVTEVPQSTSGIQPDTECNLSRYTTLRLGGWATRVVTATSADDLVRGVREAGERGEQVLVLAGGSNVVISDAGFPGTVVLVRSRGLRVVDTDTDTVTVRVEAGEPWDDLVAHTVASGWSGLECLSGIPGSTGATPIQNVGAYGQDVAETITGVQVYDRVAGTTGRIEARDCGFSYRSSIFKYSDRWVVLSVDFRLARSPLSGPVRYAELARALDVAVGDRVPLVKARDAVLRLRAGKGMVLDPTDPDTWSVGSFFTNPVLDQAGYERLRERAAELGEPPSWPGADGTVKVSAAWLIDKAGFGKGHPGPEGVVTISTKHTLALTHRSGTARTEDLVRLAREIRHGVQARFDVTLHPEPVLINCAL from the coding sequence ATGGGCGTGACAGAGGTTCCCCAGTCGACATCGGGCATTCAACCCGACACTGAGTGTAATTTGTCGCGATACACGACGCTGCGTCTCGGTGGTTGGGCTACCCGCGTGGTCACCGCCACCAGCGCGGATGACCTCGTCCGAGGGGTACGGGAGGCGGGGGAGCGCGGCGAGCAGGTCCTGGTCCTCGCCGGAGGTAGCAACGTGGTGATCAGCGATGCGGGCTTCCCGGGGACGGTGGTGTTGGTCCGCTCCCGGGGCCTGCGGGTCGTCGACACCGACACTGACACCGTCACGGTGCGGGTCGAGGCCGGTGAGCCCTGGGACGACCTGGTCGCCCACACCGTGGCCAGCGGGTGGTCCGGCCTGGAGTGCCTGTCCGGGATACCCGGCTCCACCGGCGCGACGCCGATCCAGAACGTCGGCGCGTACGGGCAGGATGTCGCCGAGACCATAACCGGAGTGCAGGTGTACGACCGGGTGGCCGGCACCACCGGTCGGATCGAGGCCCGCGACTGCGGGTTCAGCTACCGGTCCAGCATCTTCAAATACAGCGACCGGTGGGTGGTGTTGTCGGTCGACTTCCGTCTCGCCCGGTCGCCGCTGTCCGGCCCGGTCCGCTACGCGGAACTCGCTCGGGCGCTCGACGTGGCGGTCGGTGACCGGGTGCCACTGGTGAAGGCTCGCGACGCCGTGCTGCGGCTGCGCGCCGGCAAGGGAATGGTGCTCGACCCCACCGACCCGGACACCTGGTCGGTCGGCTCGTTCTTCACCAATCCGGTGCTGGATCAGGCCGGGTACGAGCGGCTACGGGAGCGGGCCGCCGAGCTCGGTGAGCCGCCGTCCTGGCCCGGTGCCGACGGCACGGTGAAGGTCAGCGCTGCCTGGCTGATCGACAAGGCCGGCTTCGGCAAGGGCCATCCGGGCCCAGAAGGCGTCGTCACCATCTCCACCAAACACACCCTGGCGCTGACCCACCGTTCCGGCACCGCCCGGACCGAGGACCTGGTGCGCCTGGCCCGCGAGATTCGTCACGGAGTACAAGCCCGTTTCGACGTGACTCTGCATCCCGAACCCGTCCTGATCAACTGTGCCCTCTGA
- a CDS encoding class I SAM-dependent methyltransferase translates to MTAVPARRPLGVATRGTTNPNRLRRVDNWMAVTCGDALRAAADPLVVDLGYGATGVTAVELRSRLAHAVRPDVRVVGLEIDPVRVAAAQPVADPPRLTFARGGFELAGLRPALVRAFNVLRQYDEGEVAGAWATMTGALAPGGLLVEGTCDELGRLGGWVLIDEDGPRTLTLGARLATMDHPARLAERLPKALIHRNVEGEPIHALLQALEGAWRAAAPYAPFGPRHRWLRTVTAVRDEGWPLAYQPRRWRQGLVTVDWAAVAPR, encoded by the coding sequence GTGACGGCGGTGCCGGCACGACGCCCGCTCGGCGTCGCGACGCGCGGGACGACGAACCCCAACCGGCTGCGCCGGGTGGACAACTGGATGGCCGTGACCTGCGGGGATGCCTTGCGTGCGGCAGCGGATCCGCTCGTCGTGGACCTGGGCTACGGCGCCACCGGGGTCACCGCCGTCGAGTTGCGCTCCCGTTTGGCACACGCGGTCCGCCCCGACGTACGCGTGGTCGGGCTGGAGATCGACCCGGTCCGCGTCGCCGCCGCACAGCCGGTCGCCGACCCACCCCGGCTCACCTTCGCCCGGGGCGGCTTCGAGCTGGCCGGCCTCCGCCCCGCCCTGGTTCGTGCCTTCAACGTGCTACGCCAGTACGACGAAGGCGAGGTGGCGGGCGCCTGGGCGACGATGACCGGCGCGCTCGCTCCGGGTGGCCTGCTGGTCGAGGGGACCTGCGACGAGTTGGGGCGACTCGGCGGGTGGGTGCTGATCGACGAGGACGGCCCCCGCACGCTGACCCTGGGCGCACGGCTGGCCACCATGGACCACCCCGCCCGGCTCGCCGAACGGCTCCCCAAGGCCCTGATCCACCGCAACGTCGAGGGGGAGCCAATCCATGCCCTACTCCAGGCCCTGGAGGGTGCCTGGCGGGCGGCGGCCCCCTACGCCCCCTTCGGCCCCCGCCACCGCTGGCTGCGTACGGTGACCGCCGTCCGCGACGAGGGCTGGCCGCTGGCGTACCAACCCCGCCGCTGGCGCCAGGGCCTGGTCACCGTCGACTGGGCGGCGGTGGCTCCCCGCTGA
- a CDS encoding SDR family oxidoreductase yields MTSVAVVTGASSGIGAATVRRLAAEGFHVLAAARRTDRLADLVEEVETSGGSATAVSCDVTSDESVARLAAAAAAAPGPVTLLVNNAGGARGLDPVETGAVGDWQWMYDVNVLGTLRVTQALLPALVSSGAGTIVVVSSTAGFTVYEGGGGYAAAKHAQTAVAGTLRLELCGRPVRVVEIDPGMVRTEEFSLVRFDGDADRADAVYAGVSEPLVADDVADCVAWCATRPQHVNVDRLVVRPLAQAAQHKVHRVG; encoded by the coding sequence ATGACTTCCGTCGCTGTCGTCACCGGAGCATCCAGCGGGATCGGGGCGGCCACCGTCCGCCGACTCGCCGCCGAAGGGTTCCACGTGCTGGCCGCCGCCCGGCGCACCGACCGCCTCGCCGACCTGGTCGAGGAGGTCGAAACCAGCGGCGGGTCGGCCACCGCGGTCAGCTGCGACGTGACCTCGGACGAGTCGGTGGCCCGCCTCGCCGCCGCGGCGGCGGCCGCGCCCGGTCCGGTCACCCTGCTGGTCAACAACGCCGGGGGAGCACGCGGCCTGGACCCGGTGGAGACCGGCGCGGTCGGTGACTGGCAGTGGATGTACGACGTGAACGTGCTGGGCACGCTGCGGGTCACCCAGGCGCTCCTGCCGGCGTTGGTCTCCTCCGGGGCCGGCACGATCGTCGTCGTGTCGTCGACCGCTGGTTTCACCGTGTACGAAGGCGGGGGTGGCTACGCCGCCGCCAAGCACGCGCAGACTGCGGTCGCGGGCACCCTACGGCTGGAGTTGTGCGGCCGGCCGGTTCGGGTCGTCGAGATCGACCCCGGGATGGTGCGGACCGAGGAGTTCTCGCTGGTCCGCTTCGACGGGGACGCCGACCGGGCGGACGCCGTCTACGCCGGGGTGTCCGAGCCGCTGGTCGCCGACGACGTGGCGGACTGTGTCGCCTGGTGCGCGACCCGCCCCCAGCACGTGAACGTCGACCGGCTGGTGGTCCGCCCGTTGGCGCAGGCCGCGCAGCACAAGGTCCACCGGGTCGGTTGA
- the mshA gene encoding D-inositol-3-phosphate glycosyltransferase, protein MAEQHTGVGHQRGARPWPLPRRIATLSVHTSPLHQPGTGDAGGMNVYILEVARRLAEANVEVEIFTRATAADLPPVVEMVPGVHVRHIMSGPLGGLTKEELPGQLCAFTAGVLRAEAVRAAGHYDLIHSHYWLSGQVGWLAKERWGVPLVHTAHTLAKVKNAQLAAGDRPEPKARVIGEEQVVAEADRLVANTKTEAGDLIDRYDADPTRVEVVEPGVDLARFCPASGDRARAQVLARRRLDLPERGYVVAFVGRIQPLKAPDVLIRAAAALRQRDPALADDMTVVVCGGPSGSGLERPTHLIELAAALGITDRVRFLPPQTGDDLPALYRAADLVAVPSYNESFGLVALEAQACGTPVVAAAVGGLNTAVRDEVSGVLVDGHDPVAWARSLGRLLPDAGRRAMLARGAQRHARNFSWDRTVKDLLDVYGEAVAEHRTRLSDFATCSR, encoded by the coding sequence GTGGCGGAACAGCACACCGGTGTCGGTCATCAGCGAGGTGCCCGTCCGTGGCCCCTGCCCCGCCGTATCGCGACCCTCTCCGTGCACACCTCGCCGCTGCACCAGCCTGGCACCGGTGACGCCGGCGGGATGAATGTCTACATTCTGGAGGTCGCCCGGCGATTGGCCGAGGCGAACGTCGAGGTCGAGATCTTCACCCGGGCGACCGCGGCCGACCTACCGCCGGTGGTCGAGATGGTGCCGGGTGTGCACGTCCGGCACATCATGTCCGGCCCGTTGGGTGGGCTGACCAAGGAGGAACTGCCCGGCCAGCTCTGCGCGTTCACCGCGGGGGTGCTTCGGGCCGAGGCCGTCCGGGCCGCGGGGCACTACGACCTCATCCACTCGCACTACTGGCTCTCCGGGCAGGTCGGCTGGCTGGCCAAGGAGCGTTGGGGGGTTCCGCTGGTGCACACCGCGCACACCCTCGCCAAGGTCAAGAATGCGCAACTCGCCGCCGGGGACCGGCCGGAGCCCAAGGCTCGGGTGATCGGCGAGGAGCAGGTGGTGGCGGAGGCCGACCGCCTGGTCGCCAACACCAAGACCGAGGCCGGTGACCTGATCGACCGGTACGATGCCGACCCGACCCGGGTTGAGGTGGTCGAACCGGGGGTGGATCTGGCCCGGTTCTGCCCTGCCTCCGGTGATCGCGCGCGGGCGCAGGTCCTCGCCCGTCGTCGGCTGGACCTGCCCGAGCGCGGCTACGTGGTGGCGTTCGTCGGCCGGATCCAGCCGCTCAAGGCACCCGACGTGCTGATCCGTGCGGCGGCGGCGTTGCGCCAACGGGATCCGGCCCTCGCCGATGACATGACGGTGGTGGTCTGCGGTGGCCCCAGCGGTAGCGGGCTCGAGCGGCCGACCCACCTGATCGAGCTGGCCGCCGCGTTGGGCATCACCGATCGGGTCCGGTTCCTGCCGCCGCAGACCGGCGACGACCTGCCCGCCCTGTATCGGGCGGCCGACCTGGTGGCGGTCCCGTCCTACAACGAGAGCTTCGGGCTGGTGGCGTTGGAGGCGCAGGCCTGCGGTACGCCGGTGGTGGCGGCCGCGGTCGGCGGCTTGAACACCGCGGTACGCGACGAGGTCAGCGGGGTCCTCGTGGATGGCCACGACCCGGTCGCATGGGCCCGTTCGCTGGGCCGCCTGCTGCCGGACGCCGGCCGGCGCGCGATGTTGGCCCGGGGCGCGCAACGCCACGCCCGCAACTTCTCCTGGGATCGGACGGTGAAAGACCTGTTGGATGTCTACGGCGAGGCGGTCGCCGAGCACCGAACCCGATTGTCTGACTTCGCCACCTGCTCTCGGTGA
- a CDS encoding YbjN domain-containing protein, whose protein sequence is MNGRSELGALIESVCAERDLAWESTGPNSYAVTLPGTHKLRTICNLIIGEYALRVEAFVMRQPDERREELWAWLLQRNARMYGVSFSIDAVGDVYLTGRVNSAGVDADELDRLFGSVLTYADESFDRMLEIGFGSSIRREWEWRVKRGESTANLAAFAHLVESADGEAGPAAGKPAAGNPAAAPGGSTLS, encoded by the coding sequence GTGAACGGGAGAAGCGAGCTCGGGGCGTTGATCGAGTCGGTCTGCGCGGAGCGGGACCTGGCCTGGGAGTCCACCGGCCCGAACTCGTACGCGGTGACCCTGCCGGGCACCCACAAGTTGCGGACGATCTGCAACCTGATCATCGGCGAGTACGCGCTGCGGGTCGAGGCGTTCGTGATGCGCCAGCCCGACGAGCGCCGCGAGGAGCTGTGGGCGTGGCTGCTGCAGCGCAACGCTCGGATGTATGGGGTGTCGTTCTCCATCGACGCGGTCGGTGACGTCTACCTGACCGGGCGGGTGAATTCGGCGGGGGTGGACGCCGACGAGCTGGATCGGCTCTTCGGGTCGGTGCTCACGTACGCCGACGAGTCCTTCGACAGGATGCTGGAGATCGGCTTCGGTAGTTCGATCCGGCGGGAGTGGGAGTGGCGGGTCAAGCGCGGCGAGTCGACCGCCAATCTCGCGGCCTTCGCCCATCTGGTCGAGTCGGCTGACGGTGAGGCCGGGCCGGCGGCCGGGAAGCCCGCTGCCGGGAACCCGGCCGCCGCCCCGGGGGGTTCGACGCTGTCCTGA
- a CDS encoding MDR family MFS transporter, producing the protein MQGWLHDTAGGLPRTFWYLWTGTLINRLGSFILIFIAIYLTQERDFSAAQAGLVLGLWGVGGAVGTTVGGTLADRWGRRPTLLTAHLGAASLMLALGFARDLWLIALGALLLGLFAEAARPAFGAMMIDVVPAKDRLRAFSLNYWAINLGFACAAVLAGFATEAGYLLLFVVNAVTTLITALIIFFKVSETHQPVVATAGGPKAQTGALRAILSDRVYLGFVTLNLFAALVFLQHISMLPIAMGDSGLSPATYGSVIALNGVLIVVGQLFVPRLIKGRSRSHVLALSAVVLGCGFGLTAFAETAWFYGLTVLIWTIGEMLNSPSNATLIAELSPNELRGRYQGVFSLSWQIAGAAAPVLGGLVREGAGNATLWMGCALIGGLVAVAHLISGPTRERRAAALRAVNQPAPPTPVGQQRATEAGEASLVTSPGSPPTENAAGAPAGEAR; encoded by the coding sequence ATGCAAGGTTGGCTACACGATACGGCCGGCGGTCTTCCCCGCACCTTCTGGTATCTGTGGACCGGCACCCTGATCAACCGGCTCGGCTCGTTCATCCTCATCTTCATCGCCATCTACCTCACCCAGGAGCGGGACTTCTCCGCCGCCCAGGCCGGCCTGGTCCTGGGGCTGTGGGGGGTCGGCGGCGCGGTGGGCACCACCGTCGGTGGCACGCTCGCGGACCGGTGGGGCCGCCGGCCCACGCTGTTGACCGCGCACCTCGGCGCCGCGAGCTTGATGCTCGCCCTCGGCTTCGCCCGGGACCTCTGGTTGATCGCACTCGGCGCCCTCCTGCTCGGACTCTTCGCCGAGGCCGCCCGACCCGCCTTCGGCGCGATGATGATCGATGTCGTGCCGGCGAAGGACCGGCTGCGCGCCTTCAGCCTGAACTATTGGGCGATCAATCTCGGCTTCGCCTGCGCCGCGGTCCTCGCGGGGTTCGCGACCGAGGCCGGTTACCTGCTGCTCTTCGTGGTTAACGCGGTCACCACCCTGATCACCGCGCTGATCATCTTCTTCAAGGTCAGCGAGACCCACCAACCAGTGGTCGCCACCGCCGGCGGGCCGAAGGCCCAGACCGGCGCGCTACGCGCCATCCTGTCCGACCGGGTCTACCTCGGGTTCGTGACGTTGAACCTCTTCGCCGCGTTGGTCTTCCTCCAGCACATCTCGATGCTGCCGATCGCCATGGGCGACTCGGGGCTGAGCCCGGCCACCTACGGCTCGGTGATCGCACTCAACGGTGTGTTGATCGTGGTGGGCCAGCTCTTCGTACCACGGTTGATCAAGGGTCGTAGCCGGTCCCACGTGTTGGCGCTGTCGGCGGTGGTGCTCGGGTGCGGGTTCGGGCTGACCGCGTTCGCCGAGACCGCCTGGTTCTACGGTCTGACCGTCCTGATCTGGACCATCGGCGAGATGCTCAACTCGCCGTCCAACGCCACCCTGATCGCCGAACTCTCCCCGAATGAGCTGCGCGGTCGCTACCAGGGGGTCTTCTCGCTCTCCTGGCAGATCGCCGGCGCCGCGGCGCCGGTGCTCGGGGGGCTCGTCCGGGAGGGAGCCGGCAACGCCACACTCTGGATGGGCTGTGCCCTGATCGGCGGGCTGGTGGCGGTGGCGCACCTGATCTCCGGGCCGACGCGGGAGCGCCGGGCCGCCGCGCTGCGGGCGGTCAACCAACCGGCACCGCCGACCCCGGTCGGGCAGCAGCGCGCCACCGAGGCCGGCGAGGCCTCCCTGGTCACGTCGCCCGGGTCACCGCCGACGGAGAACGCCGCGGGAGCGCCGGCCGGCGAGGCCCGCTGA
- a CDS encoding phosphoglyceromutase has product MTASEGPTIGTLVLLRHGESDWNAKNLFTGWVDVDLTGKGETEARRGGELLREHNLLPDVVHTSLLRRAIRTAELALDAAERHWIAVRRSWRLNERHYGALQGKNKKQTLDEYGEEQFMLWRRSYDTPPPPIADDDEWSQVGDPRYRLLPTELMPRTECLKDVVDRMLPYWYDSIVPDILAGRTVLVAAHGNSLRALVKHLDQISDEAIAKLNIPTGIPLRYDLDPQLRPMTLGGTYLDPAAARDAAAAVANQGR; this is encoded by the coding sequence ATGACTGCTAGTGAGGGGCCCACCATCGGGACGCTGGTCCTGTTACGACACGGTGAGAGCGACTGGAACGCCAAGAACCTCTTCACCGGCTGGGTCGACGTGGACCTGACCGGCAAGGGCGAGACCGAGGCGCGTCGTGGCGGTGAGCTGCTGCGTGAGCACAACCTGCTGCCGGACGTGGTACACACCAGCCTGCTTCGCCGGGCGATCCGTACTGCGGAGCTGGCGTTGGACGCCGCCGAACGACACTGGATCGCGGTGCGTCGGTCGTGGCGGCTCAACGAGCGTCACTACGGCGCCCTGCAGGGCAAGAACAAGAAGCAGACGCTCGACGAGTACGGCGAGGAGCAGTTCATGCTCTGGCGTCGCTCGTACGACACGCCGCCGCCGCCGATCGCGGACGACGACGAGTGGTCGCAGGTCGGTGACCCGCGCTACCGGTTGCTGCCGACCGAGCTGATGCCGCGGACGGAGTGCCTGAAGGACGTCGTCGATCGGATGCTGCCGTACTGGTACGACTCGATCGTGCCGGACATCCTGGCCGGCCGGACGGTGCTGGTCGCCGCGCACGGCAACTCGCTGCGCGCCCTGGTCAAGCATCTGGACCAGATCAGCGACGAGGCGATCGCGAAGCTGAACATCCCGACCGGGATCCCGCTGCGGTACGACCTCGACCCGCAGCTGCGTCCGATGACGCTCGGCGGCACCTACCTGGACCCGGCGGCGGCGCGGGATGCCGCCGCAGCGGTAGCGAACCAGGGTCGCTGA